Proteins from a genomic interval of Quercus lobata isolate SW786 chromosome 11, ValleyOak3.0 Primary Assembly, whole genome shotgun sequence:
- the LOC115967168 gene encoding zinc finger BED domain-containing protein RICESLEEPER 2-like — MEHSSDASPSQATPTATTEPVAQAAQAVPTAHAEVPPLPPKGKGNVCTNRKKSIAWNHFEKVDIGDGHFKAACNYCQKTYLADSKGHGTANLLNHTPICVKNPNRKILSGQQTLMFEPKMDGEEGFQLVPTAFTVEASRKALAEMVIIDELPFRFVEGYGFQRYATTLQPKLRIRDIPSRQTIARDVISIYGVEREKLRGALKGRRVCLTTDTWTSIQNLCYMSLTGHFIDDDWKLHKRILNFCQVEDHKGETIGRKIELCLHEWGINGIFTLTVDNASSNGATIKFLENVTKDWEGTVLEHEFLHMRCCAHILNLIVGDGMREIDASIAKVREAVRYVKSSPNRNQTFVGFVERLGIESKSLLCLDVPTRWNSTYLMLETAQKFEKVFIRMDFEDDSYYSYFMNKENSGGMGSPSSIDFQNCRIFVGFLKLFYNATKKFSGSLYVTANTFFDEMFVIQENISNLSKSQNHLLKNMATKMESKFDKYWGKGDKMNHLLYVAVILDPRKKLRFLKFCFSEIYGNEVADVMVELVRGALVKLYDFYSRVDSSNVQVASERERTHIEGESIGCSDPYVMVNSRFERFLEAEQSIGCSNEIDKYLAENCESRRGDVKFEILGWWKANSDRYQVLSKLARDVLAVPVSTVASESAFSTGGRILDPFRSSLSPLMVQNLVCAQDWLQALVPISFRKSKDEVEVLEDEFHDLVIRQAARGGGSSSSSKGISINIDD; from the exons ATGGAACACTCAAGTGATGCATCCCCTTCCCAAGCAACACCTACTGCCACAACTGAACCTGTTGCCCAAGCTGCCCAAGCTGTACCTACTGCCCATGCTGAGGTTCCCCCACTTCCACCTAAAGGTAAAGGCAATGTCTGTACTAATAGGAAAAAGTCTATTGCCTGGAaccattttgaaaaagtagataTTGGTGATGGTCATTTTAAGGCTGCTTGTAATTACTGTCAAAAAACTTATCTAGCTGATAGTAAGGGGCATGGTACTGCTAACTTGTTGAATCATACACCAATCTGTGTTAAAAACCCTAATAGAAAGATACTTAGTGGGCAACAAACCTTAATGTTTGAACCTAAAATGGATGGGGAGGAAGGGTTTCAGCTTGTACCGACAGCCTTTACTGTTGAGGCTTCTAGAAAGGCACTTGCTGAAATGGTTATAATAGATGAGTTGCCTTTTAGGTTTGTTGAAGGGTATGGGTTTCAAAGATATGCAACAACCTTACAACCTAAGTTGCGAATTAGGGATATCCCATCTCGTCAAACTATAGCTAGGGATGTGATTAGCATTTAtggtgttgagagagagaaactaaggGGGGCTTTGAAGGGTCGTAGGGTGTGTCTTACTACGGACACATGGACGAGTATTCAAAATCTGTGTTATATGTCCCTTACTGGTCATTTTATTGATGATGATTGGAAGTTACATaagagaattttgaatttttgtcaagttgaaGACCACAAGGGAGAGACCATAGGTAGGAAGATTGAGTTGTGTTTGCATGAGTGGGGTATTAATGGCATATTCACTTTAACAGTGGACAATGCTAGCTCAAATGGTGCCACTATTAAGTTTTTGGAGAATGTAACTAAAGATTGGGAGGGAACTGTTTTAGAACATGAGTTCTTACACATGAGGTGTTGTGCACATATCCTAAATTTGATTGTGGGGGATGGTATGAGAGAAATTGATGCGTCCATTGCAAAGGTGCGTGAAGCTGTGAGGTATGTGAAGTCCTCACCAAATAGGAATCAaacttttgtgggttttgtggagAGATTAGGTATTGAGTCTAAGTCTCTTCTTTGTCTAGATGTACCAACTAGGTGGAACTCTACCTACCTCATGTTAGAAACcgcacaaaaatttgaaaaagtgttCATACGTATGGACTTTGAGGATGATAGTTATTATTCATACTTTATGAACAAGGAGAATAGTGGTGGTATGGGATCTCCTAGTagtattgattttcaaaattgtaggATATTTGTGGGGTTTTTGAAGCTTTTTTACAATGCCACAAAAAAGTTTTCAGGTTCTTTGTATGTTACTGCCAACACCTTTTTTGATGAGATGTTTGtcattcaagagaatatttccaATTTAAGTAAATCACAAAACCACCTCTTGAAAAACATGGCAACTAAAATGGAATCTAAGTTTGATAAGTATTGGGGGAAAGGGGATAAAATGAATCATCTCTTGTATGTGGCTGTGATTCTTGATCCAAGAAAGAAGTTGAGGTTTTTGAAGTTCTGTTTTTCTGAAATTTATGGAAATGAAGTGGCTGATGTGATGGTTGAATTGGTGAGGGGTGCCTTGGTCAAGTTGTATGATTTTTATTCTCGAGTTGATTCATCAAATGTACAAGTAGCAAGTGAGAGGGAGAGGACACACATAGAAGGTGAGTCAATAGGTTGTAGTGATCCATATGTGATGGTTAATTCTAGGTTTGAACGGTTTTTGGAGGCTGAGCAGTCCATAGGGTGTAGCAATGAGATTGACAAATATTTGGCTGAAAATTGTGAAAGTAGAAGAGGGGATGTGAAATTTGAGATATTAGGGTGGTGGAAGGCCAATTCAGATAGATATCAAGTGCTGTCCAAATTGGCTAGGGATGTGCTGGCTGTACCTGTTTCTACTGTTGCATCTGAGTCGGCGTTTAGTACCGGAGGACGCATACTTGATCCATTTCGGAGTTCACTCTCCCCACTTATGGTTCAAAATCTGGTTTGTGCACAAGACTGGCTTCAAGCCTTGGTTCCAATTTCTTTTCGCAAATCAAAAGATGAGGTAGAGGTCTTGGAAGATGAATTTCATGATTTAG tTATACGTCAAGCAGCAAGAGGTGGTGGAAGTTCAAGCTCAAGCAAAGGTATCTCAATTAACATTGATGACTAA